A single region of the Plantactinospora soyae genome encodes:
- a CDS encoding sensor histidine kinase gives MDVVALAGEVVDDARVVTADRAITLRGAAEAAVDGDSPRIQQVLRNLVGNAVQHTRPGSPVKVTVSAQDGQVVVAVRDEGDGIAPEHLPHVFERFYRADPSRSRNGGGSSGLGLAIVEAIVTAHGGTVGVNSALGQGTTVRVTFPATAARRAEQHQ, from the coding sequence GTGGACGTGGTGGCGCTGGCCGGCGAAGTGGTGGACGACGCCCGGGTGGTCACCGCTGACCGAGCCATCACCCTGCGAGGGGCAGCGGAAGCGGCCGTCGACGGGGACAGTCCGCGCATCCAGCAGGTGCTGCGCAACCTCGTCGGCAACGCGGTGCAGCACACCCGGCCCGGTTCGCCGGTCAAGGTCACGGTCAGCGCCCAGGATGGGCAGGTGGTGGTCGCGGTACGAGACGAGGGTGACGGGATCGCGCCGGAGCATCTGCCGCACGTGTTCGAGCGTTTCTATCGCGCCGACCCCAGCCGCAGCCGCAACGGCGGTGGCTCATCGGGTCTGGGTCTGGCCATCGTCGAGGCGATCGTGACCGCGCACGGCGGCACGGTCGGGGTCAACTCGGCGCTCGGGCAGGGCACCACCGTCCGGGTCACCTTTCCGGCCACCGCCGCCCGGCGGGCGGAGCAACACCAGTGA
- a CDS encoding MMPL family transporter — protein sequence MVHDRWEFIVMAALLYRLGAWICRHRGTVLVAWLAVLVAAGALAATIGGSYVDDFSLPGSRAQHTLDTVAERFPASSGASAQVVFVAPAGQKVAERRAVIEQTLAAAAKAPQVAGVVDAFAAKTVSPDGRVALAHVDYHENRAQVEGGALDALEDVFRPAREAGLRVEFGGSAYGDWPTSTRPGR from the coding sequence TTGGTCCACGACCGCTGGGAGTTCATCGTCATGGCCGCATTGCTCTACCGGCTCGGTGCATGGATCTGTCGTCACCGCGGGACCGTCCTGGTGGCCTGGCTGGCCGTGCTCGTCGCCGCCGGGGCGCTCGCCGCCACCATCGGCGGATCGTACGTGGACGACTTCTCGCTCCCTGGCTCGCGCGCCCAGCACACCCTGGACACCGTCGCCGAGCGGTTCCCCGCCTCGTCGGGCGCCTCCGCACAGGTGGTGTTCGTCGCACCCGCCGGCCAGAAGGTGGCCGAGCGCAGAGCCGTGATCGAGCAGACCCTCGCGGCCGCCGCGAAGGCGCCGCAGGTGGCCGGGGTCGTGGACGCGTTCGCCGCGAAGACGGTCTCGCCGGACGGTCGCGTCGCCCTGGCCCACGTGGACTACCACGAGAACCGCGCCCAGGTGGAGGGCGGCGCCCTCGATGCGCTGGAGGACGTGTTCCGGCCGGCCCGCGAGGCCGGCCTGCGGGTGGAGTTCGGCGGGTCGGCTTACGGCGACTGGCCCACCTCGACGCGGCCCGGCCGCTGA
- a CDS encoding SAM-dependent methyltransferase encodes MPEQNHAPSGIDTTQMSHARAYDYVLGGKDNFAVDREAARQVIALAPDLPALGKAQRRFLLRATQMCANAGIAQFLDVGAGIPTSPNVHETARAINSDARVVYVDSDPIVFVHNRALLATDDKMASIQADVRRPEQLFDDPQVQRLINFDEPMLLLFIGLFHLVTDQEDPAALIARFRDRMAPGSHICISQFCVDGSDPAAKAKLEEISVNSPAPMTFRPRAEIESFFDGFELLPPGVVDVQQWWPDETAAPTMLKVAAGIGRKR; translated from the coding sequence TTGCCCGAACAAAATCACGCACCGTCCGGAATCGACACGACGCAGATGAGCCACGCCCGCGCCTACGACTATGTGCTGGGTGGCAAGGACAACTTCGCGGTGGACCGGGAGGCCGCCCGGCAGGTCATCGCGCTGGCACCGGACCTGCCCGCCCTCGGCAAGGCCCAGCGCAGGTTCCTGCTGCGCGCCACCCAGATGTGCGCCAACGCCGGGATCGCGCAGTTCCTCGACGTCGGCGCCGGCATCCCCACCTCGCCGAACGTGCACGAGACGGCTCGGGCGATCAACTCCGACGCCCGGGTGGTCTACGTCGACAGCGACCCGATCGTGTTCGTCCACAACCGTGCCCTGCTGGCCACCGACGACAAGATGGCCTCGATCCAGGCCGACGTACGCCGGCCGGAGCAGCTCTTCGACGACCCGCAGGTACAGCGCCTGATCAACTTCGACGAGCCGATGCTGCTGCTGTTCATCGGCCTGTTCCACCTCGTCACCGACCAGGAGGACCCGGCGGCGCTGATCGCCCGGTTCCGGGACCGGATGGCGCCGGGCAGCCACATCTGCATCTCCCAGTTCTGTGTGGACGGCAGTGACCCGGCGGCCAAGGCCAAGCTGGAGGAGATCTCGGTCAACTCCCCGGCCCCGATGACCTTCCGGCCCCGGGCCGAGATCGAGAGCTTCTTCGACGGCTTCGAGCTGCTGCCGCCCGGAGTGGTCGACGTGCAGCAGTGGTGGCCGGACGAGACGGCCGCCCCGACCATGCTGAAGGTCGCGGCCGGCATCGGCCGGAAGCGGTAG
- a CDS encoding rhamnogalacturonan lyase: MGPRTGRSPAARITAALVACASATALLVGGPTAVAATPGGGHNPKGPALEDLDRGLVAAATGEGVFLSWRLLAPEVSGRSRTGLTGADFHVYRDGRRIATVTDSTNYLDRAGTAAASYRVAAVVRGREVDRSRAVSPWAGGHRDLPLRKPADGVTPAGEAYTYSANDISVGDVDGDGAYEYVVKWDPSNSKDVSQVGYTGPVFIDTYTLDGTLLHRISLGVNIRAGAHYTQFLVYDFDGDGRSEMMFKTAPGTKITRYDRTGAVVSERYITMPREDVRAGYSHTDDYRLTPAAYREKLVELFQGWHRHPEVLAGRWPATLEQAFGIAPTYAYPLSRTDAEALTDHFIDVYAPARSTRNALRSFQGFIVDGPEYLSVFDGATGRELETIRYKPGRHDDGLMWGDYAMSRIEPGNRVDRFLAGVAYLDGRHPSAIFARGYYTRATLVAYRWDGRRLRENWYVDSGWVPMTNPFNDGPHGREGTDPEYGTLTTQGAHSLSVADVDADGKQEVVYGGATIDHDGSLLYSSYGVLPPGSANPGAMAKVGHGDAMHVTDIDPNRPGLETFMVHEGATGAPYGYALRDAATGEVIYGGYTGVDTGRGMVGDVVPAEPGLETWASVVVGAPTGPGLRTADGDLLGTSIPGTNQSIRWAADMTTQIVGGALEVTPTIDDWQRGRLFTAEGTRTNNGTKGNPGLVADVLGDWREELLTRTADSSAIRIHLSTEVTDRKLYTLMHDPQYRVEVARQQTTYNQPSYPSFYLGSDIDWSRVPVPGR; the protein is encoded by the coding sequence ATGGGACCTCGTACCGGAAGATCTCCTGCGGCGCGGATCACCGCGGCGCTGGTGGCCTGCGCATCGGCGACCGCCCTGCTGGTCGGCGGTCCGACGGCGGTCGCCGCGACGCCCGGCGGCGGTCACAACCCGAAGGGTCCCGCGCTCGAAGACCTCGACCGTGGCCTGGTCGCCGCCGCCACCGGCGAGGGAGTCTTCCTCAGCTGGCGGCTGCTCGCCCCCGAGGTCTCCGGGCGGTCCCGCACCGGGCTGACCGGGGCCGACTTCCACGTCTACCGGGACGGGCGGCGGATCGCCACCGTCACCGACAGCACCAACTACCTCGACCGGGCCGGTACCGCCGCCGCCTCCTACCGGGTGGCGGCCGTGGTCCGGGGTCGTGAGGTCGACCGCAGCCGGGCGGTGTCGCCGTGGGCCGGCGGGCACCGGGACCTGCCGCTGCGCAAGCCCGCCGACGGCGTCACCCCGGCCGGCGAGGCGTACACCTACTCGGCCAACGACATCAGCGTCGGCGACGTCGACGGAGACGGGGCGTACGAGTACGTCGTCAAGTGGGACCCGTCGAACTCCAAGGACGTCTCCCAGGTCGGCTACACCGGGCCGGTGTTCATCGACACCTACACCCTCGACGGCACCCTGCTGCACCGCATCTCGCTCGGCGTCAACATCCGCGCGGGTGCCCACTACACCCAGTTCCTGGTCTACGACTTCGACGGCGACGGCCGCAGCGAGATGATGTTCAAGACCGCCCCCGGCACGAAGATCACCCGGTACGACCGGACCGGTGCCGTGGTCTCCGAGCGGTACATCACGATGCCCCGGGAGGACGTCCGGGCGGGCTACTCGCACACCGACGACTACCGGCTGACGCCAGCGGCGTACCGGGAGAAGCTCGTCGAGCTGTTCCAGGGTTGGCACCGGCATCCGGAGGTGCTGGCCGGGCGTTGGCCGGCGACCCTGGAGCAGGCCTTCGGCATCGCGCCGACGTACGCGTACCCGCTCTCCCGTACCGACGCCGAGGCGCTGACCGACCACTTCATCGACGTCTACGCCCCGGCACGCAGCACCCGTAACGCGCTCCGCTCCTTCCAGGGCTTCATCGTCGACGGGCCGGAGTACCTGAGCGTGTTCGACGGTGCCACCGGCCGGGAGCTGGAGACCATCCGGTACAAGCCGGGCCGGCACGACGACGGGCTCATGTGGGGCGACTACGCGATGAGCCGGATCGAGCCGGGCAACCGGGTCGACCGGTTCCTCGCCGGGGTGGCGTACCTGGACGGCCGGCACCCGTCGGCGATCTTCGCCCGGGGTTACTACACCCGCGCGACGCTGGTCGCCTACCGCTGGGACGGCAGGCGGCTGCGCGAGAACTGGTACGTCGACAGCGGCTGGGTGCCGATGACCAACCCGTTCAACGACGGCCCGCACGGTAGAGAGGGCACCGATCCGGAGTACGGCACCCTCACCACCCAGGGCGCGCACTCGCTGAGCGTGGCCGACGTGGACGCCGACGGAAAGCAGGAGGTCGTCTACGGCGGGGCGACCATCGACCACGACGGCAGCCTGCTCTACAGCTCGTACGGCGTGCTGCCGCCCGGTAGCGCCAACCCCGGGGCGATGGCGAAGGTCGGGCACGGCGACGCGATGCACGTCACCGACATCGACCCGAACCGTCCGGGCCTGGAAACCTTCATGGTGCACGAGGGCGCGACCGGGGCGCCGTACGGCTACGCGCTCCGGGACGCCGCGACCGGCGAGGTGATCTACGGCGGCTACACCGGGGTGGACACCGGCCGGGGCATGGTCGGCGACGTCGTACCCGCCGAGCCGGGGCTGGAGACCTGGGCGTCCGTCGTCGTCGGCGCGCCCACCGGGCCCGGCCTGCGGACGGCGGACGGTGACCTGCTCGGCACCAGCATCCCGGGAACCAACCAGAGCATCAGGTGGGCGGCCGACATGACCACCCAGATCGTGGGCGGCGCCCTTGAGGTGACCCCGACCATCGACGACTGGCAGCGCGGCCGGCTGTTCACCGCCGAGGGGACCCGGACCAACAACGGTACGAAGGGCAACCCGGGCCTGGTCGCGGACGTTCTCGGGGACTGGCGCGAGGAACTGCTGACCCGGACCGCCGACAGCTCCGCGATCCGGATCCACCTCAGCACCGAGGTGACCGACCGCAAGCTCTACACCCTGATGCACGACCCGCAGTACCGGGTCGAGGTGGCCCGCCAGCAGACGACCTACAACCAGCCGTCGTACCCGAGCTTCTATCTCGGCTCGGACATCGACTGGTCGCGGGTCCCGGTGCCGGGGCGCTGA
- a CDS encoding amphi-Trp domain-containing protein, translating into MSGMEIYEDARTVSRADLAAWLRQLASQLESGAQIFYGAAGAVAVADQVHCELEIEREDGEISVEIEFSWASPEPAAPADTAGEDDTADEDESENEETGDAVAAEETPETPETPAVAATTTDGDAESSAGTPPATAPTGTDQGTEPAGKA; encoded by the coding sequence ATGTCGGGCATGGAAATCTACGAGGACGCCCGTACGGTGTCGCGGGCCGATCTGGCCGCGTGGCTGCGTCAACTGGCCAGTCAGTTGGAGTCCGGCGCGCAGATCTTCTACGGCGCGGCCGGGGCGGTCGCGGTCGCCGACCAGGTCCACTGTGAGCTGGAGATCGAGCGCGAGGACGGGGAGATATCGGTCGAGATCGAGTTCAGCTGGGCCAGCCCTGAGCCGGCCGCCCCGGCGGACACGGCCGGCGAGGACGACACCGCCGACGAAGACGAGAGCGAGAACGAGGAGACCGGGGACGCCGTAGCGGCCGAGGAGACGCCGGAAACGCCGGAGACCCCGGCCGTGGCCGCGACCACCACCGACGGCGACGCGGAAAGCAGCGCCGGAACGCCCCCCGCCACCGCCCCGACCGGAACCGACCAAGGTACGGAGCCGGCCGGGAAGGCGTGA
- a CDS encoding coiled-coil domain-containing protein produces the protein MSRGQELFDLHEDTATRPTFESALRGYDKRQVDQYVAQAGRDISKLTAERAQAFSHIQNLTSHIQQMQAELGELRDRPPQFDRASFRDLGPMVDTILATTEKQAEAIIDAAGQRAAEHQAEAERFLAETREQADRLRAEGEAAQERAEQEARRINERCVQQVEQARSEAEATLEQARAQIQQEIEAAHAQTQQELAQWKANVEREVGERRTAVESDLARQQERGEQENANLRAEAQQYATELRRHADEQAAAAQQQLSAVVEELESRQQSLAQLQAAQETAQQRLTQTRQDGAMAENAVSQLQQRFGEIRQELTGQLNRLDEARRAAETAERHAVEVRARVQREAKRVADRAAAAVMAAAAISGETGEYRMVAVRPEAEQTPDEAPEPPAAQVEPESPAPPAEDHRQSVEDHRQPVEDHRQPVEDHRSLFEDHRQPVEDHRSLFEDHRPPVEDHRLPEEVVAVRHYTS, from the coding sequence ATGTCCCGAGGCCAGGAGCTGTTCGACCTACACGAGGACACGGCTACGCGACCGACCTTCGAGTCGGCGCTGCGCGGTTACGACAAGCGGCAGGTCGACCAGTACGTGGCACAGGCCGGCCGCGACATCTCGAAACTGACGGCCGAACGCGCCCAGGCGTTCAGCCACATCCAGAATCTGACCTCGCACATCCAGCAGATGCAGGCGGAGCTGGGCGAGCTGCGTGACCGGCCGCCGCAGTTCGACCGGGCGTCCTTCCGCGACCTGGGCCCGATGGTCGACACGATCCTGGCGACGACCGAGAAGCAGGCCGAGGCGATCATCGACGCCGCCGGGCAGCGGGCGGCCGAACACCAGGCCGAGGCGGAGCGTTTTCTCGCCGAGACCCGTGAGCAGGCCGACCGGCTCAGGGCCGAGGGCGAGGCCGCCCAGGAGCGGGCCGAGCAGGAGGCCAGGCGGATCAACGAGCGCTGCGTCCAGCAGGTCGAGCAGGCCCGGTCCGAGGCCGAGGCGACGCTGGAGCAGGCGCGGGCGCAGATCCAGCAGGAGATCGAGGCGGCACACGCCCAGACCCAGCAGGAGCTGGCGCAGTGGAAGGCGAACGTGGAGCGGGAGGTCGGCGAGCGGCGTACCGCCGTCGAGTCGGACCTCGCCCGCCAGCAGGAGCGGGGCGAACAGGAGAACGCCAATCTCCGCGCCGAGGCGCAGCAGTACGCGACCGAGCTACGCCGGCACGCCGACGAGCAGGCCGCCGCCGCCCAACAGCAGCTCAGCGCCGTGGTGGAGGAGCTTGAGTCGCGCCAGCAGTCGTTGGCCCAGCTACAGGCCGCGCAGGAGACCGCGCAGCAGCGGCTCACCCAGACCCGCCAGGACGGTGCGATGGCGGAGAACGCGGTTTCCCAGTTGCAGCAACGGTTCGGTGAGATCAGGCAGGAGCTGACCGGCCAGCTCAACCGGCTCGACGAGGCTCGCCGGGCGGCCGAGACCGCCGAGCGGCACGCGGTCGAGGTCCGGGCCCGAGTGCAGCGCGAGGCGAAGCGGGTGGCAGACCGGGCCGCTGCGGCGGTGATGGCGGCGGCGGCGATCAGCGGCGAGACCGGCGAGTACCGGATGGTGGCGGTCCGGCCGGAGGCCGAACAGACCCCCGACGAGGCGCCCGAGCCGCCCGCCGCGCAGGTCGAGCCGGAGTCGCCCGCGCCGCCCGCCGAGGACCACCGGCAGTCCGTCGAGGATCACCGGCAGCCCGTCGAGGACCACCGGCAGCCGGTCGAGGACCACAGATCGCTGTTCGAGGACCACCGGCAGCCGGTCGAGGACCACAGATCGCTGTTCGAGGACCACAGGCCGCCGGTCGAGGACCACAGGCTGCCGGAGGAGGTCGTCGCGGTGCGCCACTACACGAGCTAG